ACTCTTAAAGCTGTAAATAGGTACTGGGAAAATTGAAGATGCTATAATGAGTGGCGATATCACATACTTCATCAAAGTCAAAGCCGCCAATGGGATTTGCCAGTGCGTTTTGAATTTCTTTCATGGTTTCTGTTTGCTCATTGATCTCATCCATTGTCTTGTCGACATCGCCAATGTTACTGTAAACAAGATGACATTCCGCTTTAATTTTTATGAGGATTTAAACTTTAATTACCCAGGACAAAGTGGAAGAGAAAGACAACTATGCTGCCACTTACGTTGCTTTCTGCATAGCTTTCATAGCAGCTGCTCCAGTCCTCAATGCATCAACAGTGTCTGTTGTAGCTTTTGCACCTTCAATCAGTATCATCTGGAATCCAACCCTAAGTTAATAATGTTGAGAATTTGAA
The Papaver somniferum cultivar HN1 unplaced genomic scaffold, ASM357369v1 unplaced-scaffold_357, whole genome shotgun sequence DNA segment above includes these coding regions:
- the LOC113342330 gene encoding vacuolar protein sorting-associated protein 32 homolog 1-like, whose translation is MILIEGAKATTDTVDALRTGAAAMKAMQKATNIGDVDKTMDEINEQTETMKEIQNALANPIGGFDFDEDELEAELEELEELELEEQILDTETTYPVPPVHVPQVNQPNHRPLIKNSNEEDELVALEKEMTI